The Bifidobacterium sp. WK012_4_13 genome contains the following window.
CGTGTCCCGCGTGATCATCGAGCGCACCCGTGACCGTGTCCGTGTAGACATCCACACCGCACGTCCAGGCATTGTCATTGGCCGTCGTGGTGCAGAGGCCGAGCGCGTCCGTGCAAAGATCGAGAAGCTGACGGGCAAGCAGGTTCAGCTCAACATCTTCGAGGTCAAGAATGCCACCTTGGATGCGCAGCTTGTGGCACAGGGCATAGCGGAGCAGCTCACCAATCGTGTGACTTTCCGCCGTGCAATGCGCAAGGCTCAGCAGGATGCCATGCGCGCAGGCGCAAAGGGCATTCGAATCAAGCTCTCAGGCCGCCTCGGAGGAGCCGAAATGAGCCGTTCGGAGTTCTACCGCGAAGGCCGCGTGCCTTTGCAGACTCTGCGAGCACTCATTGACTACGGATTCTTCGAAGCTCGTACGACCTATGGCCGTATCGGCGTCAAGGTCTGGATTTACAAGGGTGACATGACCGAGCGCGAGTTCGAGGAGCAGCAGGCTCAGCAGGGTGCCCGTCAGGGTCGCCGTGGTGACCGCCGCCCACGCAGAGGCTCACGTCCGTCAGAAGGCCGTGGCCAGCAGGGTCAGCAGACCAGTGCTCCACAGGCTGCCAAGGCTCAGCCTGCAGCAGCTGCAGCGCCTGTGACAACAGAAGTAAAGGAGTGAGCTGATGCTTATCCCAAAGAGAACAAAGTATCGCAAGCAGCAACGCCCGACTCGTCGGGGGATGTCAAAGGGTGGAAACGAGATCGCCTTCGGTGATTACGGAATCCAGGCTCTTGCTCCTGCCTATGTCACCAACCGTCAGATCGAGGCCTCACGTATCGCCATGACGCGCTACATCAAGCGTGGCGGACGTGTTTGGATCACGATCTTCCCGGATCGTCCGCTCACGAAGCATGCTCTCGGTGCCCGAATGGGTTCCGGCAAGGGGGTTCCTGAGTTCTGGATCGCTAACGTTCACCCAGGTCGCGTCATGTTCGAGATCGGTGGCGTTACCGAGGATGTCGCTCGCGAGGCTCTGCGCCGTGCAATCGACAAACTACCAATGAAATGCAGAATTATCGCTCGTGAAGGCGGTGACATCTGATGTCAGTAGGAACAGCTGAATATACAATCAAGACCCTCGGCGAGAAGACCAACGCGGAAATCGAAGGCTTCCTCAAGAAGTCAAAGGAAGAGCTTTTCAACCTGCGCTTCCAGGCCGCGACCGGTCAGCTCGACAACCAGACAAGGATCAAGGCAGTCAAGCACGATATCGCAAGAATGTACACCATTCTTCGTGAGCGTGAACTTGGCATCAGCCCAACTCCTGCTGAGGGTGACAACACCGCTAGTGAAGCTGAGGAGAAGTAAGCATGGCTGAGAAGCAAGAGCGTAACTTCCGCAAGGTTCGTCGTGGATACGTCGTGTCTGAGGCAATGGACAAGACGATCACCGTCGAGCTCGAGCAGCGTTCGACCCACCCGCTGTATGGCAAGGTCGTGCGTTCCACTCGTACGGTCAAGGTTCATGATGAGAAGAATGATGCGCATTT
Protein-coding sequences here:
- the rpsC gene encoding 30S ribosomal protein S3, encoding MGQKINPFGYRLGITEDHRSKWFSDSNKSGERYRDFVLEDDKIRKVMNKDLERAGVSRVIIERTRDRVRVDIHTARPGIVIGRRGAEAERVRAKIEKLTGKQVQLNIFEVKNATLDAQLVAQGIAEQLTNRVTFRRAMRKAQQDAMRAGAKGIRIKLSGRLGGAEMSRSEFYREGRVPLQTLRALIDYGFFEARTTYGRIGVKVWIYKGDMTEREFEEQQAQQGARQGRRGDRRPRRGSRPSEGRGQQGQQTSAPQAAKAQPAAAAAPVTTEVKE
- the rplP gene encoding 50S ribosomal protein L16, which produces MLIPKRTKYRKQQRPTRRGMSKGGNEIAFGDYGIQALAPAYVTNRQIEASRIAMTRYIKRGGRVWITIFPDRPLTKHALGARMGSGKGVPEFWIANVHPGRVMFEIGGVTEDVAREALRRAIDKLPMKCRIIAREGGDI
- the rpmC gene encoding 50S ribosomal protein L29 — translated: MSVGTAEYTIKTLGEKTNAEIEGFLKKSKEELFNLRFQAATGQLDNQTRIKAVKHDIARMYTILRERELGISPTPAEGDNTASEAEEK
- the rpsQ gene encoding 30S ribosomal protein S17, whose translation is MAEKQERNFRKVRRGYVVSEAMDKTITVELEQRSTHPLYGKVVRSTRTVKVHDEKNDAHLGDLVSIMETRPLSKTKRWRLDSIVERAK